The following proteins are encoded in a genomic region of Variovorax paradoxus:
- the gsiC gene encoding glutathione ABC transporter permease GsiC has product MLNYFLKRLLGLIPTLLIVAVLVFLFVHMLPGDPARLAAGQEADEQTVAMVRKELGLDKPLPQQFVSFFTHMLQGDFGTSIRTRRPVATEIGERFFPTVMLTITSMVWAVIFGMGIGIVSAVFRNQWPDRLGMTLAVSGISFPAFALGMLLMQIFSVQLGWLPTVGAATWKHYILPSITLGAAVAAVMARFTRASFVEVIQEDFVRTARAKGVRERTVIIKHCLRNALIPVVTMMGLQFGFLLGGSILVEAVFNWPGLGRLLVDAVQMRDYPVIQTLVLLFSLEFILINLVVDVLYGYINPTIRYK; this is encoded by the coding sequence ATGCTGAATTACTTTCTCAAACGACTGCTGGGCCTGATCCCGACGCTGCTCATCGTGGCGGTGCTGGTGTTCCTGTTCGTCCACATGCTGCCCGGCGATCCGGCGCGCTTGGCCGCCGGCCAGGAGGCCGACGAGCAGACCGTGGCCATGGTCCGCAAGGAGCTGGGCCTCGACAAACCGCTGCCGCAGCAGTTCGTGAGCTTCTTCACCCACATGCTGCAGGGCGACTTCGGCACCTCGATCCGCACGCGGCGTCCGGTGGCGACGGAGATCGGCGAGCGCTTTTTCCCGACGGTGATGCTCACCATCACCAGCATGGTGTGGGCGGTGATCTTCGGCATGGGCATCGGCATCGTCTCCGCGGTGTTCCGCAACCAATGGCCCGACCGGCTCGGCATGACGCTGGCCGTATCGGGCATCTCTTTTCCTGCATTTGCGCTCGGCATGCTGCTGATGCAGATCTTCTCGGTTCAGCTCGGCTGGCTGCCCACGGTAGGCGCCGCGACCTGGAAGCACTACATCCTGCCCTCGATCACGCTGGGCGCGGCAGTGGCCGCGGTGATGGCGCGCTTCACTCGCGCATCGTTCGTCGAAGTAATCCAGGAAGATTTTGTTCGCACCGCGCGTGCCAAGGGTGTGCGCGAGCGCACGGTCATCATCAAGCACTGCCTGCGCAACGCGCTGATTCCGGTCGTCACGATGATGGGCCTGCAGTTCGGCTTTCTGCTGGGCGGCTCGATCCTGGTCGAGGCGGTGTTCAACTGGCCCGGCCTCGGGCGCCTCCTGGTCGACGCGGTGCAGATGCGCGACTACCCCGTCATCCAGACGCTGGTGCTGCTGTTCTCGCTCGAGTTCATCCTGATCAACCTCGTGGTCGATGTGCTGTACGGCTACATCAACCCGACCATCCGCTACAAGTGA
- a CDS encoding DmpA family aminopeptidase, with protein sequence MASTTLPYIGHLLQGARNAITDVEGVTVGHQTLDDGALQTGVTVIRPHAGDPFRDKVPAAAVVLNGFGKSVGLVQLAELGVLETPIALTNTFSVGTVATAQIRHCVAANPESGRSLPTVNPLVFECNDGFLNDIQRMAVTEADYLRALDSAGAEFAQGSVGAGRGMSSFQLKGGIGSASRRVSASDGKLHTVGTLVLANYGRRPQLVLAGHAVGEQLSAQRPAECKEPEKGSIIIVVATDAPLDARQLRRLALRAGAGLARTGSVFGHGSGDIVLAFSTAYTVPERVDRPMPAIAMLHDGLLDGLFQASADSTEQAIIHALWRATAVTGRDGNHRAALSELLPPSSLSSFAPPTPLQALP encoded by the coding sequence ATGGCATCCACCACCCTGCCCTATATCGGCCATCTGCTCCAGGGCGCGCGCAACGCCATCACCGATGTCGAAGGCGTCACGGTGGGCCACCAGACACTGGACGACGGTGCCTTGCAGACCGGCGTGACGGTGATCCGTCCGCATGCCGGTGATCCGTTCCGCGACAAGGTGCCGGCCGCGGCCGTGGTGCTGAACGGCTTCGGCAAGAGCGTGGGGCTGGTGCAGCTCGCGGAGCTCGGCGTGCTGGAAACGCCGATTGCACTGACCAACACCTTCTCGGTCGGCACGGTGGCCACGGCGCAGATCCGCCATTGCGTGGCCGCCAACCCCGAGAGCGGCCGTTCGCTGCCGACGGTCAATCCGCTGGTCTTCGAATGCAACGACGGGTTCCTGAACGACATCCAGCGGATGGCCGTGACGGAGGCGGACTATCTTCGCGCGCTCGACAGCGCCGGCGCCGAGTTCGCACAGGGCTCTGTCGGCGCGGGGCGTGGCATGTCGAGCTTCCAGCTCAAGGGGGGCATCGGAAGCGCCTCGCGCCGTGTCTCGGCGTCCGACGGCAAGCTGCACACCGTGGGCACACTGGTGCTGGCGAACTACGGGCGCCGGCCGCAACTGGTGCTGGCCGGCCACGCCGTCGGCGAGCAGTTGTCGGCCCAGCGCCCGGCCGAATGCAAGGAGCCGGAAAAAGGCTCGATCATCATCGTCGTCGCCACCGATGCCCCGCTCGATGCACGCCAGCTGCGCCGTCTGGCGCTTCGCGCGGGCGCGGGGCTGGCCCGCACCGGCTCGGTCTTCGGCCACGGCAGCGGGGACATCGTGCTGGCCTTCTCCACGGCCTACACCGTGCCCGAGCGCGTCGACCGACCGATGCCCGCGATTGCGATGCTCCACGACGGGCTGCTCGACGGGCTCTTCCAGGCTTCGGCCGACAGCACCGAGCAGGCGATTATTCATGCGCTCTGGCGCGCAACGGCCGTGACGGGCCGCGACGGCAACCACCGGGCGGCGCTCAGCGAACTGCTGCCACCCTCTTCCCTTTCTTCTTTCGCGCCTCCCACGCCCTTGCAGGCCCTCCCATGA
- a CDS encoding phosphoadenosine phosphosulfate reductase family protein, protein MSIATDIDFARINTELGRNAEGLVDWAIGLGQPAIVTTNFRPFEAVILHMVTRAKRDVPVVWMDNGYNTEATYRFADEVTKQLGLDLHIYLPRRSRAHREAVEGPTPALDDPRHAAFTEEVKLEPFARALRETAPKVWFTALRATDTAVRAQMDPVSVNPDGLIKVAPLLHWSSKDLYEYCEAHGLPNNFDYVDPTKGEDNRECGLHLEH, encoded by the coding sequence ATGAGCATCGCCACGGACATCGACTTCGCACGCATCAACACCGAACTCGGCCGCAACGCCGAGGGCCTGGTGGACTGGGCGATCGGCCTGGGCCAGCCCGCAATCGTCACCACCAACTTCCGCCCTTTCGAGGCCGTGATCCTGCACATGGTCACGCGTGCAAAGCGGGATGTTCCCGTGGTGTGGATGGACAACGGCTACAACACCGAGGCCACCTACCGCTTTGCCGACGAGGTGACGAAGCAGCTGGGCCTCGACTTGCACATCTACCTGCCGCGCCGCTCGCGTGCGCATCGCGAAGCGGTAGAGGGCCCAACCCCGGCGCTCGACGATCCGCGCCACGCCGCCTTTACCGAAGAGGTGAAGCTGGAGCCCTTTGCCCGCGCGCTGCGCGAAACGGCGCCCAAGGTGTGGTTCACCGCGCTGCGCGCCACCGACACGGCCGTGCGCGCGCAGATGGACCCGGTCAGCGTCAATCCGGACGGCCTGATCAAGGTCGCGCCGCTGCTGCACTGGTCGTCCAAGGATTTGTACGAGTACTGCGAAGCGCACGGCCTGCCCAACAACTTCGACTACG
- a CDS encoding dipeptide ABC transporter ATP-binding protein, giving the protein MSSPALALPDGRVLAVDDLTVRFSTSERTVDAVKNLSFHVDHGETLAVVGESGSGKSVTSLALMRLVEHGGGRVLGGRMAFRRRNGEVLDLAQARDGTMRNIRGADIAMIFQEPMTSLNPVFTAGEQIAEAIRIHQGKSNAAARAEALRMLELVRIPEARNVLDRFPHQLSGGMRQRVMIAMALSCKPQLLIADEPTTALDVTIQAQILQLIRGLQKEMHMGVLFITHDMGVVAEIADRVLVMYRGDKVEAGSSDTVFASPQHPYTKALLSAVPKLGAMQGTDLPAKFELLRTEGSPDTVPCTNTTPQSTVREEAGPILRVRDLVTRFDVRSGLFGRVKRRVHAVEKISFDLYPGETLALVGESGCGKSTTGRSLLRLVESQSGAIEFGGQNIRELPTRELQALRRNIQFIFQDPFASLDPRVTVGFSIMEPLLIHGIAKGAEAQQRVDWLLQKVGLPPEVAQRYPHEFSGGQRQRIAIARALALNPKVVVADESVSALDVSIQAQIVNLMLDLQRELGVAFLFISHDMAVVERISHRVAVMYLGQIVEIGPRRAVFEAPQHAYTRKLMAAVPVADPSRRHKPRALLEGEIPSPIRAVGDEPDVPPLVQVAPGHFVARHAVGGAF; this is encoded by the coding sequence ATGTCCTCCCCTGCCCTCGCCCTGCCAGACGGCCGCGTTCTCGCCGTCGACGACCTCACCGTGCGCTTCTCGACCTCCGAGCGCACCGTCGATGCCGTCAAGAACCTCTCGTTCCACGTCGATCACGGCGAAACGCTCGCGGTGGTGGGCGAATCGGGCTCGGGCAAGTCGGTGACCTCGCTCGCACTGATGCGGCTGGTGGAGCATGGCGGCGGCCGCGTCCTCGGCGGCCGCATGGCGTTCCGCCGCCGCAACGGCGAAGTGCTCGACCTGGCCCAGGCGCGCGACGGCACGATGCGCAACATCCGCGGCGCGGACATCGCGATGATCTTCCAGGAACCGATGACTTCGCTGAACCCGGTGTTCACCGCCGGCGAACAGATCGCCGAGGCCATCCGCATCCACCAGGGCAAGAGCAATGCGGCCGCGCGCGCCGAGGCACTGCGCATGCTGGAGCTGGTGCGCATTCCCGAAGCGCGCAACGTGCTCGACCGCTTTCCGCACCAGCTGTCGGGCGGCATGCGCCAGCGCGTGATGATCGCGATGGCGCTGTCGTGCAAGCCGCAGCTGCTGATTGCCGATGAGCCGACCACGGCGCTCGACGTGACCATTCAAGCGCAGATCCTCCAGCTCATCCGCGGGCTGCAGAAGGAGATGCACATGGGCGTGCTCTTCATCACGCACGACATGGGCGTGGTGGCCGAAATTGCCGACCGCGTGCTCGTGATGTACCGCGGCGACAAGGTGGAGGCTGGCAGCTCCGACACGGTTTTTGCCTCTCCACAGCACCCCTACACCAAAGCGCTGCTGTCGGCGGTGCCCAAGCTCGGCGCGATGCAGGGCACCGACCTGCCCGCCAAGTTCGAATTGCTGCGCACCGAAGGCAGCCCCGATACCGTGCCATGCACGAACACAACGCCGCAAAGCACCGTACGCGAAGAGGCCGGCCCGATCCTGCGCGTGCGCGATCTCGTCACGCGCTTCGACGTGCGCAGCGGCCTCTTCGGCCGCGTGAAGCGCCGCGTGCATGCGGTCGAAAAGATCAGCTTCGACCTGTACCCGGGCGAAACGCTCGCGCTGGTCGGCGAATCGGGCTGCGGCAAGTCGACCACCGGCCGCTCGCTGCTGCGCCTGGTCGAAAGCCAGAGCGGCGCCATCGAGTTCGGCGGCCAGAACATCCGAGAGCTGCCGACGCGCGAACTGCAGGCGCTGCGCCGCAATATCCAATTCATCTTCCAGGACCCGTTCGCCTCGCTCGATCCGCGCGTGACGGTGGGCTTCTCGATCATGGAGCCGCTGCTCATCCACGGCATCGCCAAGGGCGCCGAGGCGCAGCAGCGCGTCGACTGGCTGCTGCAGAAGGTCGGCCTGCCGCCCGAGGTGGCGCAGCGCTATCCGCACGAGTTCTCGGGCGGCCAGCGCCAGCGCATCGCGATTGCGCGCGCGCTCGCGCTCAACCCCAAGGTGGTGGTGGCGGACGAATCGGTGTCGGCGCTGGATGTATCCATCCAGGCGCAGATCGTCAACCTGATGCTCGACCTGCAGCGTGAGCTGGGCGTGGCGTTTCTTTTCATCTCGCACGACATGGCCGTGGTGGAGCGCATCAGCCACCGCGTGGCCGTGATGTACCTCGGGCAGATCGTCGAGATCGGCCCGCGCCGCGCGGTGTTCGAAGCACCGCAGCACGCCTACACCCGCAAGCTGATGGCCGCGGTGCCGGTGGCCGACCCCTCGCGCCGCCACAAGCCGCGCGCGCTGCTCGAAGGCGAGATCCCGAGCCCGATCCGCGCCGTGGGCGACGAGCCCGACGTGCCGCCGCTGGTGCAGGTTGCGCCCGGCCACTTCGTGGCACGGCACGCCGTCGGCGGGGCTTTCTGA
- a CDS encoding DUF934 domain-containing protein gives MNRTLNILAADEHIDDGDPKVLQLPNDADPQAIEVCLEDIERIDLSFPKFTDGRAYSQAFLLRRRLGFKGDIRATGDVLIDQLVQMERTGFSSAVLKEGVDATDAQRQFDRFAAFYQGDAVKTAPHFAAAGS, from the coding sequence ATGAACAGGACCCTCAACATCCTGGCCGCCGACGAACACATCGACGACGGCGATCCGAAGGTTCTGCAGTTGCCGAACGATGCCGATCCGCAGGCCATCGAGGTGTGCCTGGAAGACATCGAGCGCATCGACCTGAGCTTTCCGAAGTTCACCGATGGGCGCGCCTATAGCCAGGCGTTTCTGCTGCGCCGCCGCCTCGGCTTCAAGGGCGACATCCGCGCCACGGGCGATGTGCTGATCGACCAGCTGGTGCAGATGGAGCGCACCGGCTTCTCCAGCGCCGTGCTCAAGGAAGGCGTGGACGCCACCGACGCACAACGCCAGTTCGACCGTTTTGCCGCCTTCTACCAGGGCGACGCGGTAAAGACAGCGCCGCACTTCGCGGCTGCCGGCAGCTGA
- a CDS encoding M55 family metallopeptidase — protein MKVLISTDIEGVAGVYHHEQARPGNPEYERARLLMTQEANAAIAGAFDAGATEVLVNDSHGGFRNMPPDVLDARARVVQGKPRYLSMVAGVEEGVDAVCMVGYHSRAQGRGILAHTINSFAFAGIWLGDRELGEAGLYGALAGEYGAPVVMGSGDDVFIAENRSLFPHATFVETKKATGFNSGVSLSPEQSRLAIRAGVAEALAGRTKASPLVFKGPQVVTLRTQSPMMADLFCQWPSFERIDGVTLRFTADTVEAAVRMLNCCSAMSSMLR, from the coding sequence ATGAAAGTCCTGATCTCCACCGACATCGAAGGCGTCGCCGGCGTCTACCACCACGAGCAGGCGCGGCCGGGAAACCCCGAGTACGAACGCGCCCGCCTGCTGATGACGCAGGAAGCCAATGCCGCAATCGCCGGCGCCTTCGATGCCGGTGCCACCGAGGTGCTGGTCAACGATTCGCACGGCGGCTTTCGCAACATGCCGCCCGACGTGCTCGATGCGCGCGCCCGCGTGGTGCAGGGCAAGCCGCGCTACCTGAGCATGGTGGCCGGCGTGGAAGAAGGCGTGGACGCCGTCTGCATGGTGGGCTACCACTCGCGCGCCCAAGGGCGCGGCATCCTCGCCCACACCATCAACAGCTTCGCCTTTGCCGGCATCTGGCTGGGCGACCGGGAGCTGGGCGAGGCCGGGCTCTACGGCGCATTGGCGGGCGAGTACGGCGCGCCGGTGGTCATGGGCAGCGGGGACGATGTCTTCATCGCCGAAAACCGGTCGCTCTTTCCGCATGCGACCTTTGTCGAGACGAAAAAGGCGACGGGCTTCAACAGCGGCGTGTCGCTTTCGCCGGAGCAGTCGCGGCTGGCGATCCGGGCCGGCGTGGCCGAGGCGCTGGCTGGCCGGACCAAGGCAAGTCCGCTGGTCTTCAAGGGCCCGCAGGTGGTCACGCTGCGCACCCAGTCGCCGATGATGGCCGACCTGTTCTGCCAGTGGCCGTCGTTCGAACGCATCGACGGTGTGACCTTGCGTTTCACCGCGGATACGGTGGAAGCCGCGGTGCGCATGCTGAACTGCTGCTCGGCCATGTCGTCGATGCTGCGCTGA
- the gsiB gene encoding glutathione ABC transporter substrate-binding protein GsiB, whose amino-acid sequence MKQSSSSLRWASALLGLAALAMTGTAMAAKDAVLSIGYQPETLDPYNTNTTITTAVTKTFYEGLFQFDKDLKVQNVLAEGYEVSKDGLVYTIKLRTGVKFHDGTDFNAEAVKFTLDRVLNQDNKLLRYNQFNRVGKVEALNPTTVRITLKEPFGPFINSLAHASAAMISPTALKKWGNKDIAFHPVGTGPFEFVEWKQTEAVKAKKFDGYWKKGYPKVDTVQWKPVLENNTRAAMLQTGEADFAFPIPYEQAELLKKSDKLEVVAIPSIITRFLAFNMLQKPYDNPKVREAIGYAINKEALAKVAFGGYAFPAQGVVPQGVKYAEKMAPIPYDVKKAKELLKEAGYPDGFESVLWSAYNNTTSQKTIQFVQQQLAQVGIKLQVQALEVGQRTEMVDAWPDPKTAKVRMYYTGWSSSTGEADWGLRPLFASEAWAPKLNNMSFYKSEVVDNALAKALITVDDKEKAALYKTAQEEIRKDLPRVPLVTEQNLSAHSKRLSGVYVMPDGNINIDAISIN is encoded by the coding sequence ATGAAGCAATCTTCTTCTTCCCTGCGATGGGCATCGGCACTGCTGGGCCTGGCCGCGCTCGCGATGACCGGCACGGCAATGGCCGCGAAAGACGCGGTGCTGTCGATCGGCTATCAACCCGAAACGCTCGATCCGTACAACACCAATACCACCATCACCACGGCCGTGACCAAGACCTTCTACGAGGGTCTCTTCCAGTTCGACAAGGACCTAAAGGTGCAGAACGTGCTGGCCGAAGGCTACGAGGTGTCGAAGGACGGCCTGGTCTACACCATCAAGCTGCGCACCGGCGTCAAGTTCCACGACGGCACCGACTTCAACGCCGAAGCCGTGAAGTTCACGCTCGACCGCGTGCTGAACCAGGACAACAAGCTGCTGCGCTACAACCAGTTCAACCGCGTGGGCAAGGTCGAGGCGCTGAACCCCACCACCGTGCGCATCACGCTGAAAGAGCCGTTCGGCCCCTTCATCAACTCGCTGGCCCATGCCTCGGCCGCGATGATTTCGCCCACCGCGCTGAAGAAGTGGGGCAACAAGGACATCGCCTTCCACCCCGTGGGCACCGGCCCGTTCGAATTCGTCGAGTGGAAGCAGACCGAAGCGGTCAAGGCCAAGAAGTTCGACGGCTACTGGAAGAAGGGCTACCCCAAGGTGGACACGGTGCAGTGGAAGCCGGTGCTCGAGAACAACACCCGTGCCGCAATGCTGCAGACCGGCGAAGCCGATTTCGCGTTCCCGATTCCCTACGAGCAGGCCGAGCTGCTGAAGAAGAGCGACAAGCTCGAAGTGGTGGCCATTCCTTCGATCATCACGCGCTTCCTGGCATTCAACATGCTGCAGAAGCCGTACGACAACCCGAAGGTGCGCGAAGCCATCGGCTACGCCATCAACAAGGAAGCACTCGCCAAGGTCGCGTTCGGCGGCTATGCCTTCCCCGCCCAGGGCGTGGTGCCGCAAGGCGTGAAGTACGCCGAGAAGATGGCGCCGATTCCGTACGACGTGAAGAAGGCCAAGGAACTCCTCAAGGAAGCCGGCTATCCCGATGGCTTCGAGTCGGTGCTGTGGAGCGCCTACAACAACACGACCAGCCAGAAGACCATTCAGTTCGTGCAGCAGCAGCTCGCGCAAGTCGGCATCAAGCTGCAGGTGCAGGCGCTCGAAGTGGGCCAGCGCACCGAGATGGTCGATGCATGGCCGGACCCCAAGACCGCCAAGGTGCGCATGTACTACACGGGCTGGTCGTCGTCGACGGGCGAAGCCGACTGGGGCCTGCGCCCGCTGTTCGCCTCTGAAGCCTGGGCGCCCAAGCTGAACAACATGTCGTTCTACAAGAGCGAGGTGGTCGACAACGCGCTGGCCAAGGCGCTGATCACTGTGGACGACAAGGAAAAGGCCGCGCTCTACAAGACCGCCCAGGAGGAAATCCGCAAGGACCTGCCGCGCGTGCCCCTGGTGACCGAGCAGAACCTGTCGGCGCACTCCAAGCGCCTGTCGGGTGTGTACGTGATGCCTGACGGCAACATCAACATCGACGCCATCTCGATCAACTGA
- a CDS encoding nitrite/sulfite reductase, with product MYQYTEFDRQFVHQRAAQFRDQLERWQKGRLHEDEFRPLRLQNGWYVQRYAPMLRVAVPYGELSSRQLRVLARIAREYDEPEAEVYKKALETQGLLGTKKLPTHYAHFSTRQNVQYNWIPLSKSADVMDLLASVDMHGIQTSGNCIRNITSDERAGIAVDEIADPRPFAEIMRQWSTLHPEFAFLPRKFKIAITGATEDRAATGWHDVGLHVVKNEAGDIGFRVQVGGGMGRTPIIGTVLREFLPWHQIMNYLEAVIRVYNRYGRRDNIYKARIKILVKAEGQRYIDDVEAEYKQIVEHDGAPHTITQEEYDRVAASFVPPTLATRVLQSAEKTDAELRAHAADDVQFARWLARNVAPHKNPALRAVTLSFKRLKQAPGDASADQLDTLAVLADRFSAGEARVTHDQNIVLPWVHAEDLHALWLAARAAGFASANVHLLTDMIACPGGDFCSLANARSIPIAEAITERYQDLDELDDLGEIDLHISGCINSCGHHHSGHIGILGVDKDGKEWYQVSLGGSDGSALSGTPQAGKAVGPSFSAAEVPGVIEAVLTTYRDTREGGETFIDTLRRVGHDPFKAAANGARFKVEEAA from the coding sequence ATGTACCAATACACAGAATTCGATCGCCAGTTCGTTCACCAACGGGCCGCCCAGTTCAGAGACCAGCTCGAGCGCTGGCAAAAGGGCCGCCTCCATGAAGACGAGTTCCGTCCTTTGCGCCTGCAAAACGGCTGGTACGTGCAGCGCTACGCACCGATGCTGCGCGTGGCCGTGCCCTACGGCGAGCTTTCGAGCCGCCAGCTGCGCGTGCTGGCCCGCATCGCACGCGAGTACGACGAGCCCGAGGCCGAGGTCTACAAGAAGGCGCTGGAAACCCAGGGCCTGCTCGGCACCAAGAAACTGCCCACGCACTACGCCCACTTCTCGACGCGCCAGAACGTCCAGTACAACTGGATTCCGCTTTCCAAGTCGGCCGATGTGATGGACCTGCTGGCTTCGGTCGACATGCACGGCATCCAGACCAGCGGCAATTGCATCCGCAACATCACGAGCGACGAGCGTGCCGGCATTGCCGTCGACGAAATCGCTGATCCGCGCCCGTTCGCGGAAATCATGCGCCAGTGGAGCACGCTGCACCCCGAGTTCGCGTTCCTGCCGCGCAAGTTCAAGATTGCCATCACCGGCGCCACCGAAGATCGCGCCGCCACCGGCTGGCATGACGTGGGCCTGCATGTCGTGAAGAACGAGGCCGGCGACATCGGCTTTCGCGTGCAGGTGGGCGGCGGCATGGGCCGCACGCCCATCATCGGCACCGTGCTGCGCGAATTCCTGCCGTGGCACCAGATCATGAATTACCTCGAAGCGGTGATTCGTGTCTACAACCGCTACGGCCGCCGCGACAACATCTACAAGGCGCGCATCAAGATTCTGGTGAAGGCCGAAGGCCAGCGCTACATCGACGACGTGGAAGCCGAGTACAAGCAGATCGTCGAGCACGACGGCGCACCGCACACCATCACGCAGGAAGAGTACGACCGCGTGGCCGCCTCCTTCGTGCCGCCGACGCTCGCCACCCGTGTGCTGCAAAGCGCTGAAAAAACCGATGCCGAGCTGCGCGCCCACGCTGCCGACGACGTGCAGTTTGCCCGCTGGCTGGCCCGCAACGTGGCGCCGCACAAGAACCCCGCACTGCGCGCCGTCACGCTCTCGTTCAAGCGCCTGAAGCAGGCACCGGGCGATGCCTCGGCCGACCAGCTCGACACCCTCGCCGTGCTGGCCGACCGCTTCTCGGCCGGCGAAGCCCGCGTGACGCACGACCAGAACATCGTGCTGCCCTGGGTGCATGCCGAAGACCTGCATGCGCTGTGGCTTGCCGCCCGCGCGGCCGGCTTTGCCAGCGCGAACGTGCACCTCTTGACCGACATGATCGCCTGCCCGGGCGGCGACTTCTGCTCACTGGCCAATGCGCGCTCCATTCCCATTGCCGAAGCCATCACCGAGCGCTACCAGGACCTCGACGAGCTCGACGACCTGGGCGAAATCGATCTGCACATCAGCGGTTGCATCAACTCCTGCGGCCACCACCACAGCGGCCACATCGGCATCCTGGGCGTCGACAAGGACGGCAAGGAGTGGTACCAGGTGTCGCTGGGCGGCTCCGACGGCTCCGCGCTCAGCGGCACGCCGCAGGCCGGCAAGGCGGTCGGCCCCTCGTTCTCGGCGGCCGAAGTGCCGGGCGTGATCGAGGCCGTGCTCACCACCTACCGCGACACCCGCGAAGGCGGCGAGACCTTCATCGACACGCTGCGCCGCGTGGGCCACGACCCGTTCAAGGCCGCGGCCAACGGTGCGCGTTTCAAGGTGGAGGAAGCAGCATGA
- the gsiD gene encoding glutathione ABC transporter permease GsiD — MTQATGVSAETIIPPIVAVQTAGKVRTPWGECWRRFKKQPVGIVAAVFVGLLVFVAVFAPWIVPFDAENFFDYDMLNTGPSAAHWFGVDPLGRDIFSRILMGARISLMAGFLSVLVGGFVGTAFGLLAGYYEGWWDRIVMRISDVLFAFPGILLALGVVAILGSSMTNVVVAVSVFSVPAFARLVRGNTLVLKQQTYIEAERSIGASDWTIIVRHILPGTISSIVVYFSMRVGTSIITAASLSFLGMGAQPPTPEWGAMLSEARADMVTSPHVALFPSLAIFFTVLAFNLLGDALRDALDPKIDRQ, encoded by the coding sequence ATGACGCAAGCTACCGGCGTGTCTGCCGAAACCATCATTCCGCCCATCGTGGCGGTGCAAACCGCGGGCAAGGTCCGCACGCCCTGGGGCGAATGCTGGCGGCGCTTCAAGAAGCAGCCCGTGGGCATCGTCGCCGCGGTGTTCGTCGGGCTGCTGGTGTTCGTCGCAGTGTTCGCGCCGTGGATCGTTCCCTTCGACGCGGAGAATTTCTTCGACTACGACATGCTGAACACCGGGCCGTCGGCCGCGCATTGGTTCGGCGTCGATCCGCTGGGCCGCGACATCTTCAGCCGCATCCTGATGGGAGCGCGCATTTCACTGATGGCCGGCTTCCTCTCGGTGCTGGTGGGCGGCTTCGTCGGCACGGCGTTCGGCCTGCTCGCGGGCTACTACGAAGGCTGGTGGGACCGCATCGTGATGCGCATTTCCGACGTGCTGTTCGCCTTCCCCGGCATTCTTCTCGCGCTCGGCGTGGTCGCGATTCTCGGCAGCAGCATGACGAACGTGGTGGTGGCCGTGTCGGTGTTCAGCGTGCCCGCCTTCGCACGCCTGGTGCGCGGCAACACGCTGGTGCTCAAGCAACAGACCTACATCGAGGCCGAGCGCAGCATCGGCGCCTCGGACTGGACCATCATCGTGCGGCACATCCTGCCGGGCACCATCTCGTCGATCGTGGTGTACTTCTCGATGCGCGTGGGCACCTCGATCATCACGGCGGCCAGCCTGTCGTTCCTGGGCATGGGCGCGCAACCGCCGACGCCCGAATGGGGCGCGATGCTCAGCGAAGCACGCGCCGACATGGTGACCTCGCCGCACGTGGCGCTGTTCCCGAGCCTGGCCATCTTCTTCACGGTGCTGGCGTTCAACCTACTGGGCGACGCGCTGCGCGATGCGCTCGATCCGAAGATCGACCGGCAGTAA